Proteins from a single region of Ensifer adhaerens:
- a CDS encoding LysR family transcriptional regulator, producing the protein MDLATIVIVDAVLREGGIRAAAVRCQRAPSSVSAAVKRFEQAVSMPLFRREGAALILTLEARTRSTDIGQATAKIAAILAAVGRDVPAPPIGLVALDRFVRIARSGSIRATAKALSLGQPQLTRQIADLERHLGVRLFERFHGGILTTATAERIIPLVEALLDIWARLTHASADRFRRDVATWRLGAVMPLGPESEIARMLAALLANWHRSRPRQPLFISSTTADELLAGLRSRRFDAALLDVAEIPADCDGRLVSQTPLVLAGPASALFEMGGDLPRLLATCPIAVPSVRSGLRREAARFLDDTLDEAERRRITLVEVDSIPVIINLVGQHGYLSVLPETSLSRMHSPPAMIRLGAAYRQSLTLAWPRVALSGEIGDLMISMMRAGAQTQERPSSVESVSDLPAPKP; encoded by the coding sequence ATGGACCTGGCAACGATCGTGATCGTCGATGCGGTACTGCGTGAAGGCGGTATCCGCGCGGCCGCAGTCCGCTGCCAGCGGGCGCCATCAAGCGTCAGCGCTGCGGTCAAGAGGTTCGAGCAGGCGGTCTCCATGCCCCTCTTCCGGCGAGAGGGTGCCGCTCTCATCCTCACACTCGAAGCCCGCACGCGTTCCACCGACATCGGACAGGCGACGGCCAAAATCGCGGCGATTCTTGCCGCGGTGGGCCGGGACGTGCCCGCGCCACCGATCGGCCTCGTGGCACTCGATCGATTCGTCCGGATCGCCCGCTCCGGCAGCATCCGCGCAACGGCCAAGGCGCTCAGCCTCGGCCAGCCGCAACTGACGCGCCAGATCGCGGATCTCGAACGCCATCTCGGCGTCCGGCTGTTCGAGCGATTTCATGGCGGCATCCTGACAACGGCAACCGCCGAGCGGATCATCCCTCTCGTCGAAGCGCTGCTCGATATCTGGGCGCGGCTGACGCATGCCTCTGCCGATCGCTTCCGCCGCGACGTTGCCACCTGGCGCCTCGGCGCCGTCATGCCGCTTGGTCCGGAAAGCGAGATCGCCCGCATGCTGGCGGCGCTGCTGGCCAACTGGCACCGCAGCCGCCCGCGCCAGCCATTGTTCATTTCCAGCACCACGGCCGACGAGCTCCTGGCCGGGCTTCGCAGCCGCCGCTTCGATGCGGCGCTGCTCGATGTCGCCGAAATTCCCGCCGATTGCGACGGACGGCTGGTATCGCAGACACCGCTGGTGCTGGCCGGCCCCGCGTCCGCCCTTTTCGAAATGGGCGGTGATCTGCCACGGCTGCTCGCCACCTGCCCGATCGCCGTGCCCAGCGTCAGGAGCGGTCTGCGGCGGGAAGCCGCGCGCTTCCTCGACGACACGCTTGATGAAGCCGAACGGCGGCGCATCACGCTGGTCGAGGTCGATTCCATTCCTGTCATCATCAACCTCGTCGGCCAGCACGGCTACCTCTCGGTGCTGCCGGAAACCTCGCTCTCCCGCATGCACAGCCCGCCGGCAATGATCCGACTGGGCGCCGCCTACCGGCAATCCCTGACGCTCGCCTGGCCGCGTGTTGCTCTTTCGGGCGAAATCGGCGACCTGATGATCTCCATGATGCGGGCGGGCGCACAGACCCAGGAACGGCCGTCCTCGGTGGAATCAGTTTCCGACCTTCCCGCACCAAAGCCCTGA
- a CDS encoding 3-keto-5-aminohexanoate cleavage protein, translated as MPLSMNREVFITCAVTGSGDTVSKSSHVPITPKQIAEAAVEAAKAGAAVIHCHVRDPETGAPSRRLDLYREVTDRIRSADIDIVLNLTAGMGGDLVFGNVESPLPVNEKFTDMAGATERVAHVAECLPEICTLDCGTMNFSLGDYVMTNTPSMLREMARQMTALGVRPEIEAFDTGHLWFAKQLAEEGLIEDPVLIQLCMGIPWGAPDDLNTFMAMVNNVPANWTFSAFSIGRNALAYPAAAVLAGGNVRVGLEDNLYIGKGQLATNGQLVEKAVGVIEGMGAKIIGPKEVREKLKLTKR; from the coding sequence ATGCCGCTCAGCATGAACCGCGAGGTATTCATCACCTGTGCCGTCACCGGCTCGGGAGACACCGTTTCTAAATCCAGCCACGTTCCGATCACGCCGAAACAGATCGCCGAAGCGGCGGTCGAGGCGGCCAAGGCGGGTGCTGCCGTGATCCACTGCCACGTTCGCGATCCGGAGACCGGCGCGCCGTCCCGCAGGCTCGATCTCTACCGGGAAGTGACCGACCGCATCCGCTCCGCCGATATCGACATCGTCTTGAACCTGACCGCCGGAATGGGCGGCGACCTAGTGTTCGGCAATGTCGAAAGCCCCCTGCCCGTCAACGAGAAATTCACCGACATGGCCGGCGCCACCGAACGCGTCGCCCATGTCGCCGAATGTCTGCCGGAGATCTGCACGCTCGACTGCGGCACCATGAACTTCTCGCTGGGCGATTATGTCATGACCAACACGCCGTCGATGCTGCGCGAAATGGCCCGCCAGATGACCGCCCTTGGCGTGCGCCCCGAAATCGAAGCCTTCGACACCGGCCACCTCTGGTTCGCCAAGCAGCTCGCCGAAGAAGGCCTGATCGAGGATCCGGTGCTGATCCAGCTCTGCATGGGCATTCCGTGGGGCGCGCCTGATGACCTCAACACCTTCATGGCGATGGTCAACAACGTGCCCGCCAACTGGACCTTCTCGGCCTTCTCGATCGGCCGCAACGCGCTTGCCTATCCGGCAGCGGCGGTCCTTGCCGGCGGCAACGTCCGCGTCGGCCTCGAAGACAACCTTTATATCGGCAAGGGTCAGCTCGCCACCAACGGCCAGCTCGTTGAAAAGGCCGTCGGCGTCATCGAGGGCATGGGCGCCAAGATCATCGGACCGAAAGAGGTCCGCGAGAAACTGAAGCTGACGAAGCGCTGA
- a CDS encoding GlxA family transcriptional regulator, whose protein sequence is MDQNVSQVQHVDILVLPETNLILVASVIEPMRAANRIAGRPLYDWTIYSPDGEPIETKSGIPIPVSGAFRPQRETSPLFILSSYNWERSATSQLKMLLSQTARHRELMAGIESGSWLLAETSLLDNFRATTHWEDFEDFTTSYPQVTMVRERFVIDGKRITTGGSLPTLDLMLELIRRAHGYSLALEVSRLFIYEQERTRGDLLQMPAIGNMRILDPRVGAAVKLMEETVEAPLTLARLARRIGVSTRHLQDLFRDTMGVAPHEHYLALRLNAARRKVIETRLEFADIAAISGFNSSSSFSRSYRAHYRESPSETRRRLKLKT, encoded by the coding sequence ATGGATCAGAACGTTTCGCAGGTGCAGCACGTCGATATCCTGGTGCTGCCGGAGACCAATCTGATCCTCGTCGCCTCGGTCATCGAGCCGATGCGCGCCGCCAACCGCATCGCCGGGAGACCGCTCTACGACTGGACGATCTACAGCCCGGATGGCGAACCGATCGAGACGAAGAGCGGCATTCCCATTCCGGTCTCGGGTGCCTTTCGGCCGCAGCGCGAGACATCACCTCTCTTCATCCTCTCCAGCTACAACTGGGAGCGCAGCGCCACCTCGCAGTTGAAGATGCTCCTGTCGCAGACCGCCCGGCACCGTGAACTGATGGCCGGCATCGAATCGGGTTCCTGGCTGCTTGCCGAAACCAGCCTGCTCGACAATTTCAGAGCGACGACCCACTGGGAGGATTTCGAGGACTTCACCACCAGCTATCCGCAGGTGACGATGGTGCGCGAGCGCTTCGTCATCGACGGCAAGCGCATTACCACAGGCGGATCCCTGCCGACGCTCGACCTGATGCTGGAGCTCATTCGTCGGGCGCATGGCTATTCGCTGGCGCTCGAAGTCTCGCGCCTGTTCATCTACGAGCAGGAGCGCACCCGCGGCGACCTGCTGCAGATGCCGGCGATCGGCAACATGCGCATCCTTGATCCGCGCGTCGGCGCGGCCGTGAAATTGATGGAGGAAACGGTGGAGGCGCCCTTGACGCTGGCGCGGCTTGCCCGTCGCATTGGCGTCAGCACGCGCCATCTGCAGGACCTCTTTCGTGACACGATGGGCGTTGCGCCGCACGAGCATTACCTGGCGCTGCGTCTCAATGCGGCGCGGCGCAAGGTGATCGAGACGCGTCTGGAATTTGCCGACATCGCCGCGATCTCCGGCTTCAATTCGTCGTCGTCCTTCTCGCGCAGCTACCGCGCGCATTACCGCGAAAGCCCGAGCGAGACCCGCCGGCGGCTGAAACTGAAGACCTGA
- a CDS encoding carnitine 3-dehydrogenase: protein MSFITKAACVGGGVIGGAWVARFALAGIDVKIFDPHPEAERIIGEVMANAERAYAMLTMAPLPPKGKLTFCKSIEEAVEGADWIQESVPERLELKRGVITKIDAAARPDALIGSSTSGLLPSDLQSEMHHPERMFVAHPYNPVYLLPLVELVGGKKTSKATIERAMLGVEQIGMKGVVIAKEIEAFVGDRLLEALWREALWLIQDDICDTETLDNVMRYSFGMRWAQMGLFETYRIAGGEAGMRHFLAQFGPCLKWPWTKFTDVVDLDDALVEKIGAQSDAQAAGRSIRELERIRDENLVGIMHALKSGNGGEGWGAGKLLADFEAKLWANAKKPEADLGDVKPLRIVDTKVSAAWVDYNGHMTEHRYLQVFGDTTDGLLRLIGVDLDYVRDGHSYYTVETHIRNLGEAKLGDALYSTCQVLSSDEKRLHIFSTIYNAETNEAVATAEQMALHVDSKAGKAVPAPAHVLSKLAAIAEAHAQLPAPDGVGRFVGQKRA from the coding sequence ATGAGCTTTATCACCAAAGCAGCCTGTGTCGGCGGCGGCGTCATCGGTGGCGCCTGGGTGGCGCGCTTCGCGCTTGCCGGCATCGACGTAAAGATCTTCGATCCGCATCCGGAAGCCGAACGCATCATCGGCGAAGTCATGGCCAATGCCGAGCGCGCCTATGCGATGCTCACAATGGCGCCGCTGCCGCCGAAGGGAAAACTCACCTTCTGCAAGAGCATCGAGGAAGCGGTCGAAGGTGCTGACTGGATTCAGGAAAGCGTGCCGGAACGGCTGGAACTGAAGCGCGGCGTCATCACCAAGATCGACGCGGCCGCAAGGCCGGATGCGTTGATCGGCTCCTCCACCTCGGGTCTGCTTCCCTCCGATCTCCAGTCCGAGATGCACCACCCCGAACGCATGTTCGTGGCGCATCCCTATAACCCCGTCTACCTCCTGCCGCTGGTCGAACTCGTCGGTGGCAAGAAGACGAGCAAAGCGACGATCGAGCGCGCCATGTTGGGCGTCGAGCAGATCGGCATGAAGGGCGTCGTCATCGCCAAGGAGATCGAGGCCTTCGTCGGCGACCGCCTGCTCGAAGCTCTGTGGCGCGAGGCGCTCTGGCTGATCCAGGACGACATCTGCGATACCGAGACGCTCGACAACGTCATGCGTTACTCCTTCGGCATGCGCTGGGCGCAAATGGGCCTGTTCGAGACCTACCGCATCGCCGGTGGCGAGGCCGGCATGCGCCACTTCCTCGCCCAGTTCGGTCCGTGCCTCAAATGGCCGTGGACGAAGTTTACCGATGTCGTCGACCTCGATGATGCGCTGGTCGAAAAGATCGGCGCCCAGTCGGACGCGCAGGCCGCCGGCCGCTCGATCCGCGAACTCGAGCGCATCCGCGACGAAAACCTCGTCGGCATCATGCATGCGCTGAAATCAGGCAATGGCGGCGAAGGCTGGGGTGCGGGCAAGCTGCTCGCCGATTTCGAAGCCAAGCTCTGGGCGAACGCCAAGAAGCCGGAAGCCGACCTCGGCGACGTCAAGCCGCTGCGCATCGTCGACACCAAGGTCAGTGCTGCCTGGGTCGACTACAACGGCCACATGACCGAGCACCGCTATCTCCAGGTCTTCGGCGACACGACCGACGGCCTGCTGCGCCTGATCGGCGTCGATCTCGACTATGTGCGCGACGGCCACAGCTACTACACGGTCGAGACCCATATCCGGAACCTCGGCGAGGCCAAGCTCGGCGACGCCCTCTATTCGACCTGCCAGGTGCTCTCCTCCGATGAGAAGCGCCTGCACATCTTCTCGACGATCTACAACGCCGAGACCAACGAGGCGGTCGCAACCGCAGAACAGATGGCGCTGCATGTCGACAGCAAGGCCGGCAAGGCGGTGCCTGCACCGGCGCACGTGCTGAGCAAGCTCGCCGCCATTGCCGAAGCGCATGCGCAACTGCCGGCACCGGACGGTGTAGGCCGCTTCGTCGGCCAGAAGCGCGCCTGA
- a CDS encoding acyl-CoA dehydrogenase family protein: MNFALTEEQQMIVDTVRSFVETEIYPHEDEVERTGIVPRELGQEIARKCKEIGFFGCNFPEEVGGAGLDHTSFTLVERELGRGSMGLTVFFGRPSGILMACNAEQREKYLLPAVKGDKFDALAMTEPDAGSDVRGMKCFARKDGDDWIVNGTKHFISHADIADFVIVFIATGEEDTPRGPKKKITCFLVDRGTPGFEIRKGYNSVSHRGYNNCILTFDDCRLPSSQILGEVHKGFDVANDWLFATRLTVAATSVGRARRAFDYALNYAADRKQFGKPIGANQGVSFKLADMITEIDAADLLTLSAAWRLDNGLPSNREIASAKVFATEMLARVTDEAIQIFGGMGLMDDLPLARFWRDARVERIWDGTSEIQRHIISRDLLRPLGA; this comes from the coding sequence ATGAATTTCGCACTGACCGAAGAACAGCAGATGATCGTCGACACGGTCAGGAGCTTCGTCGAAACGGAAATCTATCCGCACGAGGACGAGGTCGAGCGAACGGGTATCGTGCCGCGCGAGCTTGGCCAGGAAATCGCCCGCAAGTGCAAGGAGATCGGTTTCTTCGGCTGCAACTTCCCCGAAGAAGTCGGCGGCGCCGGCCTCGACCACACCTCCTTTACCCTCGTCGAGCGCGAGCTTGGCCGCGGCTCCATGGGCCTCACCGTATTCTTCGGTCGCCCCTCGGGCATCCTGATGGCCTGCAATGCCGAGCAGCGCGAGAAGTATCTGCTGCCCGCGGTCAAGGGCGACAAGTTCGATGCACTCGCCATGACAGAGCCGGATGCCGGCTCCGACGTGCGCGGCATGAAGTGTTTTGCCCGCAAGGACGGCGACGACTGGATCGTCAACGGTACCAAGCATTTCATCAGCCATGCCGACATCGCCGATTTCGTCATTGTCTTCATCGCGACGGGTGAAGAGGACACGCCACGCGGCCCGAAGAAGAAGATCACCTGTTTCCTCGTCGACCGCGGCACGCCCGGCTTCGAGATCCGCAAGGGTTACAACTCCGTTTCCCACCGTGGCTACAACAACTGCATCCTGACCTTCGACGATTGCCGCCTGCCCTCGTCCCAGATCCTCGGCGAGGTGCACAAGGGTTTTGACGTCGCCAACGACTGGCTGTTTGCCACCCGCCTCACGGTGGCGGCAACCTCGGTCGGCCGCGCGCGTCGCGCCTTCGACTATGCGCTCAACTATGCCGCCGACCGCAAGCAATTCGGCAAGCCGATCGGCGCCAATCAGGGCGTCTCCTTCAAGCTCGCCGACATGATCACCGAGATCGACGCCGCCGATCTCCTGACGTTGTCGGCCGCCTGGCGGCTCGACAACGGCCTGCCGTCGAACCGCGAGATCGCGTCCGCCAAGGTCTTTGCCACCGAGATGCTTGCCCGCGTCACCGACGAGGCGATCCAGATCTTCGGCGGCATGGGCCTGATGGACGACCTGCCGCTCGCCCGCTTCTGGCGCGACGCCCGCGTCGAGCGCATCTGGGACGGCACATCGGAGATCCAGCGCCACATCATCAGCCGTGACCTGCTTCGGCCGCTGGGAGCGTGA
- a CDS encoding aromatic amino acid lyase — translation MLQQVKTIVLCGKPLDFATLGEIGAGRARPVADDGGMERVDAAHKVIADRIAMGLPVYGSNTGVGSMKDRLWTAGDLAEFNNSLVRAHHFGTGEFFAPAIVRMAIAIRVNTAMRGHTGCSPELIRAFLSLLEADIIPAVRRHGSMGCADIGLMGQIASVLTGVGEAYYQGRLVSAETALAEAGLDPFIMQPRDALAALSVNAIAFAAATNVLREAASAIRVLLVTGVMSSLALGASADPWRVAATLSTRGEALVGSWLYGQSGVADWPVPTAIHDPLSLRMTAQVFGAVVDTLLVAAGRLMEQTYLSDDNPVVLGGQVHSSGASLPLTTTLYIEAAQIAFSHAARNVLNRCILLSNGGRRNLSVNLVAPGEVATGLGPLMKLAVELYMRVQSLAVPLSAQSIVVAGGLEEEATFLPLIVERMETQVRDLRQLAAIEAMLSAQAIDLVGDQPQGVVKRAYDQTRSVSPIYLKDRPLSKEIEALQDAFTCHDLLRSFVATAPMPEFDDFFALGK, via the coding sequence ATGCTGCAACAGGTCAAAACCATCGTTCTCTGCGGGAAACCGCTCGACTTCGCGACGCTCGGGGAAATCGGCGCAGGACGGGCGCGGCCTGTGGCGGACGATGGCGGCATGGAGCGGGTGGACGCCGCCCACAAGGTAATCGCCGACCGCATCGCGATGGGGCTGCCCGTTTATGGCTCCAACACCGGCGTCGGCTCGATGAAGGACCGGCTGTGGACCGCCGGTGACCTCGCGGAATTCAACAATTCGCTGGTGCGCGCCCACCATTTCGGAACCGGCGAGTTCTTCGCGCCGGCGATCGTGCGGATGGCGATCGCCATCCGCGTCAACACCGCGATGCGCGGCCACACCGGCTGCAGCCCGGAGCTGATCCGGGCTTTCCTTTCGCTGCTCGAAGCCGACATCATTCCGGCCGTGCGCCGTCACGGCTCGATGGGCTGCGCCGACATCGGCCTGATGGGGCAGATCGCCTCGGTGCTGACGGGCGTCGGCGAGGCCTATTACCAGGGGCGGCTCGTCTCGGCCGAAACTGCGCTTGCCGAAGCGGGGCTGGATCCCTTCATCATGCAGCCGCGCGACGCGCTGGCGGCGCTCAGCGTCAATGCCATCGCCTTTGCCGCCGCCACCAACGTCCTGCGCGAGGCGGCATCGGCGATCCGTGTGCTGCTCGTCACCGGCGTGATGTCGTCGCTGGCGCTTGGTGCGTCCGCCGATCCCTGGCGGGTGGCGGCGACATTGTCGACCCGGGGCGAGGCATTGGTCGGCTCCTGGCTCTATGGTCAGTCCGGCGTTGCCGACTGGCCAGTGCCGACGGCAATCCACGATCCCTTGAGCCTGCGCATGACGGCCCAGGTGTTCGGCGCGGTCGTCGATACGTTGCTGGTCGCAGCCGGCCGGCTGATGGAGCAGACCTATCTCTCCGACGACAACCCCGTCGTGCTTGGCGGGCAGGTCCATTCCTCCGGCGCGTCACTGCCGCTGACGACGACGCTCTATATCGAAGCGGCGCAGATCGCCTTTTCGCATGCAGCACGCAACGTCTTGAACCGTTGCATCCTGCTGTCGAACGGCGGGCGCCGCAATCTCTCGGTCAATCTCGTGGCGCCCGGCGAGGTGGCAACGGGGCTCGGCCCGCTGATGAAGCTTGCCGTCGAGCTCTACATGCGGGTGCAGTCGCTCGCCGTACCGCTTTCGGCGCAATCGATCGTGGTTGCCGGTGGTCTCGAAGAGGAAGCAACCTTCCTGCCGCTGATCGTCGAGCGCATGGAAACGCAGGTGCGCGACCTGCGTCAGCTCGCCGCCATCGAGGCGATGCTGTCGGCCCAGGCGATCGACCTCGTTGGCGACCAGCCGCAAGGCGTCGTCAAGCGCGCCTATGACCAGACCCGCTCGGTCAGCCCTATCTATCTCAAGGACCGGCCGCTCTCGAAGGAGATCGAGGCGCTGCAGGACGCGTTTACCTGCCACGACCTGTTGCGCTCCTTCGTTGCCACCGCGCCGATGCCGGAATTCGACGACTTCTTCGCGCTCGGAAAGTAA